In one window of Aquimarina spinulae DNA:
- a CDS encoding alpha/beta hydrolase: MSSIGYSLVKLVLRLKGEKKSWSQDPIEYYKKRKQDIHTPNTKLLLGSTFETKEVCNSKVTNIVPKNTNTDFLLLYCHGGAFVYGPTRENWIAIAKIAKQAHSHAWMVDYPKAPENTIKIITENIYQVYLEAIKAYDPSKIILIGDSVGGNLIMTLTQRLLKEESKLPNRLIAITPMMDASLTNPKIKEIDLIDPILSVKGVKSAKKMCAGQSSLKDQIISPVYGDFDNFPPIHLFTATNDICSPDQEVLIDKIKEAQGKIEVIKGKGMPHIWPILPILSEAKIAIKKIVSIINSAINNE, translated from the coding sequence ATGAGTAGTATAGGATATTCGTTAGTGAAATTAGTACTTAGACTGAAAGGAGAAAAGAAATCCTGGTCTCAAGATCCTATTGAATACTATAAAAAAAGAAAACAAGATATACACACCCCTAATACAAAGCTTTTATTAGGTAGCACCTTTGAAACTAAAGAGGTATGCAATAGTAAAGTGACCAATATTGTCCCTAAAAATACCAATACAGATTTTTTGTTATTGTATTGTCACGGAGGAGCCTTTGTTTATGGCCCTACTCGAGAAAATTGGATAGCAATCGCTAAGATCGCAAAACAAGCACATTCTCATGCCTGGATGGTAGATTACCCAAAAGCACCAGAAAACACTATTAAAATAATAACAGAAAACATATATCAAGTATATCTCGAAGCGATAAAAGCATACGATCCATCCAAAATCATTCTAATCGGTGATTCTGTAGGCGGGAATTTGATAATGACTCTTACGCAACGATTGCTAAAAGAAGAATCTAAATTACCAAATAGGTTAATAGCGATTACACCAATGATGGATGCCAGCTTAACAAATCCAAAAATTAAGGAAATTGATTTGATAGATCCTATTCTTAGTGTGAAAGGAGTGAAATCTGCAAAGAAGATGTGTGCGGGTCAATCTTCGCTAAAAGATCAGATAATTTCCCCTGTATACGGTGATTTTGATAATTTTCCGCCAATACACCTGTTTACTGCTACAAACGACATATGTAGTCCGGATCAAGAGGTGCTAATAGATAAAATAAAAGAGGCACAAGGTAAAATAGAAGTTATTAAAGGAAAAGGAATGCCACATATATGGCCAATACTACCTATACTATCTGAAGCTAAAATTGCTATAAAGAAAATAGTATCGATTATTAACTCAGCTATAAATAATGAATAG
- a CDS encoding beta-ketoacyl-[acyl-carrier-protein] synthase family protein produces MNRRRVVITGLGVVAPNGTNVSIFEKHIRDGVSGIQYMAKLNHLNFSCQIAGFPIYSKDYLNNYFNPILQRGLNASGMEYGVIAGIDAWKDSKLPINDSETPLWDAGVIFGTGILGVDKFREAIYKVDEGKVRRLGSTTVVQTMASGISAFLGGMLGCGNVVTTNSSACSTGTEAILMAYDRISDGKAEIILAGSTNDSGPYVWGGFDAMRILPYKYNDNPTSASRPMSATASGFVPGSGAGALVIESLDSAQKRGATIYAEILGGHVNSGGQRKGGSMTAPNSEAVQHCIRKAVADAGIDPGEIDAINGHLTATTMDSVEIQNWCIALGRKGQGFPYINSLKSMVGHCLAASGSIESVATVLQLKEDFIFGNINCEDLHPEIENLVSRDRIPTKTFDYSPKIIAKASFGFGDVNACVIFKKYT; encoded by the coding sequence ATGAATAGAAGGCGCGTAGTTATAACAGGTTTAGGTGTGGTTGCTCCAAATGGAACGAACGTTTCAATTTTTGAAAAGCATATTCGTGATGGAGTAAGCGGTATACAGTATATGGCTAAATTAAATCATCTTAATTTTTCTTGTCAAATAGCTGGTTTTCCAATATATAGTAAAGATTATTTAAATAATTACTTTAACCCTATTCTACAACGAGGATTAAATGCTTCTGGTATGGAATATGGAGTTATTGCTGGTATTGATGCTTGGAAAGATTCCAAGTTACCTATCAATGATTCTGAAACACCACTTTGGGATGCTGGTGTTATTTTTGGAACCGGAATATTGGGTGTAGATAAATTTCGAGAAGCTATTTATAAAGTAGACGAAGGTAAAGTAAGAAGGTTGGGTAGTACCACAGTTGTTCAAACTATGGCCAGTGGTATAAGTGCTTTTTTAGGAGGTATGTTGGGATGCGGAAATGTGGTTACTACTAATTCTTCGGCTTGTAGTACAGGTACCGAAGCTATTTTGATGGCTTATGACCGTATAAGCGATGGTAAAGCAGAAATCATTCTGGCGGGTAGTACAAATGATAGTGGGCCTTATGTATGGGGAGGTTTTGATGCTATGCGTATTCTTCCATATAAGTATAATGATAATCCTACCAGTGCTTCGCGCCCTATGAGTGCTACAGCTAGTGGTTTTGTTCCTGGGAGTGGAGCAGGAGCTTTGGTTATCGAAAGCCTGGATAGTGCCCAAAAAAGAGGAGCTACAATTTATGCAGAAATTTTGGGAGGGCATGTAAATAGTGGTGGGCAACGTAAAGGAGGGAGTATGACAGCTCCTAATAGCGAAGCGGTACAGCATTGTATTCGTAAAGCGGTAGCGGATGCAGGAATAGATCCGGGAGAAATAGATGCAATCAATGGTCATCTAACTGCTACAACGATGGATAGTGTCGAAATACAAAATTGGTGCATCGCCTTAGGACGAAAGGGGCAGGGTTTTCCATATATCAATTCACTTAAGAGTATGGTAGGGCATTGCTTGGCAGCTTCTGGTAGTATAGAAAGCGTAGCAACTGTATTGCAATTAAAAGAGGACTTCATCTTTGGGAATATAAATTGTGAAGATTTACACCCCGAAATAGAAAATTTGGTATCCAGGGATCGAATTCCTACCAAAACATTTGACTATTCTCCCAAGATTATTGCAAAAGCTAGTTTTGGATTTGGAGATGTAAACGCTTGCGTTATCTTTAAGAAATACACATAA
- a CDS encoding acyl carrier protein: MTKKELLSKLKTIITPYVQNEEGLDTLTENTDFIKDLEINSANLVDVVLDVEDEFDIEIDNESMEKMLTIKASIAVIEDKLASK; encoded by the coding sequence ATGACAAAAAAAGAATTACTTTCTAAATTAAAAACAATCATAACGCCGTATGTGCAAAATGAAGAAGGGCTTGATACCCTTACCGAAAACACTGATTTTATAAAAGATCTGGAAATTAATTCTGCAAATCTGGTAGATGTAGTACTTGATGTTGAAGATGAATTCGATATTGAGATTGATAATGAATCGATGGAGAAAATGTTAACTATTAAGGCTTCAATTGCTGTAATAGAAGATAAATTAGCGTCCAAATGA
- a CDS encoding 4'-phosphopantetheinyl transferase superfamily protein yields the protein MIGNDIVDLQLAKAQSNWQRRGWLQKIFTIQEQQYIFASEKIELQLWQFWSMKEAAYKAHQRRFNLSRRYNPQNFECTPNREVYVGNYSYKTRTETQNEYVYSIAMVSDVGYHSSVYDKAMNIRSKLKETISKKLNIDSSLIYFTKDSRGIPIVNINQTTMQLPISITHHGKYSAFVVSV from the coding sequence ATGATCGGTAATGATATTGTAGATCTTCAATTGGCCAAAGCCCAGAGTAACTGGCAGAGAAGAGGGTGGCTTCAAAAAATATTTACAATTCAGGAACAACAGTATATTTTTGCTTCAGAAAAAATAGAATTGCAGCTCTGGCAGTTTTGGAGTATGAAAGAGGCGGCATATAAAGCTCACCAGAGGCGATTTAATCTTTCTCGCAGGTATAACCCCCAAAATTTTGAATGTACACCAAATAGAGAGGTTTATGTGGGTAATTACAGTTATAAAACACGTACAGAGACGCAAAATGAATATGTATATAGCATTGCAATGGTATCTGATGTAGGTTATCACTCTTCAGTATATGATAAAGCAATGAATATACGTTCTAAGTTAAAAGAAACAATTTCTAAAAAACTAAATATAGATTCGTCTCTCATTTATTTTACTAAAGATAGTAGAGGAATTCCGATAGTAAATATCAACCAAACAACAATGCAATTGCCAATATCTATAACACACCACGGAAAATACTCGGCATTTGTCGTTTCAGTTTAA
- a CDS encoding DUF4132 domain-containing protein — protein sequence MKKQLVNDTKIWKIETSGTSYKVVYGGIGNTLRTNKKDFESEEKCKKEAEKAVKSKIKGGYTELTLHIPGVEPDTLFKVQQALHGNSKTLDLTENVFEKRDQRLLPLICKCTGLEELRISGFEDNIPKEIGNLTNLRILDIEGDYFQKVKIPDTIMELKNLEELSIRSANYSSISKIDQLSKLTILKLDGLPNIEGLPVSIGKLSQLKLLVFKSNRTETYGAPLPQAPIISKEIGDLTALESLDLSGNCLTALPTEIGKLKNLTELKLNVNHFDHFPLSICELDALETLELDYCKKITAIPKEFVNLTELEDFEIEIDNIKNIPKDIIGSSFFINISGIREFLSKEEKEEKIINIPEVPANKSELVSERLDKITEVFDEIKDDVYESEQTNVEVLQKFILGESDELPKAKRSNYRDHEPIITLLAPITDWNFIDCRILCFISQDAFYFEKQNRFIDGPSYRGYHEDFFSKWFIPQLEKEQPDQDLFSAILERLATVGINEQTSFSAFLSEMSSETSFNLSNETPNSVGRYLLARLEEDANSVFDQVITYGIRTPFISFMLKNDRALLDIHLSKLLCIGEYKGSGGAKRHIPFYLLEILCDFDFESYEHYIHDLLQQTDCHECIMECYRILIYHAKEKYQAETFIKVQETLKIISAEKKNDTSFKFSWSLGRRYFDCTPEFIDWALELFGLELKDTVFEYVKNVKVIDLNITRIAIQHFGQDAVDIVGEALNINPDSSRSEEHFRYLFKIISKIDYAKYHQKVWQLVKAKNESISKMASLELSRLYQNTTIINEALQLLKSKKDADRLIAVKALLCLEDKQKNIALGTLFSELLKTEKNDTIRGIVIELVYKEQNPSTVTILEMKNRIKDMQALGKLEKPVFTWTNKLPALYWADGSKFTKKEIDYIFYKQKCSNTIEPDIEALPLYLLVDKRKSQEFATVVWYKIQKNKGLVAKNRPAFAAIGLFGGADILKVLGEEGLKKRSDAACELLGLMSSYDAALVLDKIMKKYRDRYSVAATAEEALITIADHLDLTFLELQERMIPDFDFSGRELQIHEGRATYTMLIDVNLQFKFRNDTGKIIQTIPKASADFKKVIKEKTKILNDVAKQFAQSMEMHLVTQRHWPAADWKVFFMENPVAFAFSQSSVWVKNDTQESFIVLEDGSFADVYSNTILLKDTDKIMLAHPLLLGVDLTKSWLAYFNTKNITSTFKQLERTIEKLTEDHKETTLSKIFTEKHQQVSIFRYRVMKKGWKRGSVTDGGGVTSYKKTFSADNIDAFIDTNHLPVRESYQENMDSGAFYFVVKDAVQTGSYVYDNPASATDKRLIPFKDVPPIVYSEALADIRFIMEPDE from the coding sequence ATGAAAAAACAATTGGTTAATGATACCAAAATCTGGAAAATAGAAACTAGTGGTACATCTTATAAAGTAGTTTATGGGGGTATTGGAAACACACTACGCACAAATAAGAAAGATTTTGAGTCTGAAGAAAAATGCAAAAAAGAAGCCGAAAAAGCTGTAAAATCAAAAATAAAAGGAGGATATACCGAACTTACACTTCATATTCCCGGTGTAGAACCCGATACTTTGTTTAAAGTCCAACAGGCATTACACGGAAATAGTAAAACTCTGGATTTAACCGAAAATGTGTTTGAAAAAAGAGATCAAAGATTGCTTCCGCTAATTTGTAAATGTACAGGATTAGAAGAATTACGAATAAGTGGATTTGAAGATAATATTCCTAAAGAAATAGGAAACTTAACAAATTTAAGGATACTTGATATAGAAGGTGATTATTTTCAAAAAGTCAAGATTCCTGATACTATTATGGAACTCAAAAATTTAGAGGAACTATCTATAAGAAGTGCTAATTATTCTAGTATATCTAAAATAGATCAACTTTCTAAATTAACTATATTAAAGTTAGATGGCCTTCCTAATATTGAAGGATTACCCGTATCGATCGGTAAATTATCGCAACTAAAATTGTTAGTTTTTAAGAGTAACAGAACAGAAACCTATGGAGCTCCGCTTCCTCAAGCACCAATAATTTCAAAAGAAATAGGAGATTTAACAGCTTTAGAATCACTCGACCTGTCAGGAAATTGTTTAACCGCTTTGCCTACAGAAATCGGAAAGCTTAAAAATCTTACAGAATTAAAACTTAATGTAAACCACTTTGATCATTTTCCGCTCAGCATTTGTGAGTTAGACGCTTTAGAAACATTAGAATTGGATTACTGTAAAAAAATAACTGCAATCCCAAAGGAATTTGTCAATCTTACCGAATTAGAAGATTTTGAAATAGAGATAGATAATATTAAGAATATTCCGAAGGATATTATTGGGAGTAGTTTTTTTATAAATATTTCAGGGATTAGAGAATTTTTATCCAAAGAAGAGAAAGAAGAGAAAATAATCAATATCCCAGAAGTCCCAGCTAATAAATCCGAACTAGTTTCAGAAAGATTAGATAAAATAACCGAAGTTTTTGATGAGATAAAGGATGATGTTTATGAAAGTGAACAGACTAATGTAGAGGTATTACAAAAATTTATACTAGGTGAATCTGATGAATTACCAAAAGCAAAGAGAAGTAATTATCGTGATCATGAACCTATTATTACCCTTCTTGCTCCTATTACTGATTGGAATTTTATCGATTGCAGAATCCTGTGTTTTATTAGTCAGGACGCCTTTTATTTTGAGAAACAAAACCGTTTTATTGATGGGCCTTCATATAGAGGCTACCATGAAGATTTTTTCTCTAAATGGTTTATTCCTCAATTAGAGAAAGAACAACCAGATCAGGATTTGTTTAGCGCAATACTAGAACGTTTAGCAACTGTAGGGATTAATGAGCAAACATCCTTTTCTGCTTTTTTATCAGAAATGTCTTCCGAAACTTCGTTTAACCTCTCTAATGAAACCCCAAACTCTGTTGGCAGATACCTTTTGGCAAGATTAGAAGAGGATGCTAATTCTGTTTTTGATCAGGTAATTACATATGGTATACGAACTCCGTTTATCTCTTTCATGCTAAAAAATGATAGGGCATTACTAGATATTCACCTCTCTAAACTTCTATGTATTGGGGAGTATAAAGGTTCTGGTGGAGCAAAACGTCATATCCCCTTCTATTTACTGGAGATATTATGTGATTTTGATTTCGAATCATATGAACATTATATTCATGATTTATTACAGCAAACAGATTGTCATGAGTGCATTATGGAATGCTATCGAATATTGATCTACCATGCCAAAGAAAAATACCAAGCAGAAACATTTATAAAAGTGCAGGAAACACTAAAGATCATCTCTGCAGAAAAGAAAAATGATACAAGTTTTAAATTTTCATGGTCATTAGGTCGTCGGTATTTTGATTGCACACCAGAATTTATTGATTGGGCATTAGAATTATTTGGATTAGAGCTTAAGGATACTGTTTTTGAGTATGTTAAAAATGTAAAAGTGATCGATCTTAATATCACAAGAATAGCAATACAACATTTTGGTCAGGACGCTGTAGACATTGTTGGAGAGGCGCTAAACATAAATCCTGATAGTTCACGTTCTGAAGAACATTTTAGATATCTTTTTAAGATTATTAGTAAAATAGACTATGCTAAGTATCACCAAAAGGTATGGCAACTTGTAAAGGCAAAAAATGAAAGTATCTCAAAAATGGCTTCCCTGGAGTTATCTCGATTGTATCAGAATACCACTATCATAAATGAAGCTTTACAATTGTTGAAATCCAAAAAAGACGCAGATAGACTAATAGCGGTTAAAGCTTTACTATGTTTGGAAGACAAACAAAAAAATATTGCATTAGGTACTCTCTTTTCAGAATTACTTAAAACCGAGAAAAATGATACTATACGTGGGATTGTAATAGAACTTGTTTATAAAGAGCAAAATCCAAGTACTGTTACTATTCTAGAAATGAAGAATAGAATTAAAGACATGCAGGCGTTGGGTAAACTTGAAAAACCAGTATTTACCTGGACAAACAAACTTCCGGCTCTTTATTGGGCTGATGGTTCTAAGTTTACAAAAAAAGAAATAGACTATATCTTTTATAAACAAAAGTGTAGTAATACTATAGAACCAGATATTGAAGCCTTACCATTGTATCTACTTGTAGACAAAAGAAAATCCCAGGAATTTGCTACTGTAGTATGGTATAAGATACAGAAAAATAAAGGATTAGTTGCCAAAAACAGACCTGCTTTTGCTGCAATAGGACTTTTTGGAGGAGCCGATATACTTAAGGTTTTGGGAGAAGAAGGATTAAAAAAACGAAGTGATGCTGCTTGTGAATTACTTGGCCTTATGAGTTCATATGATGCTGCACTGGTACTAGATAAAATCATGAAAAAATACCGTGATAGATATAGTGTTGCTGCAACGGCAGAGGAAGCTCTTATAACCATTGCTGATCATTTGGATCTAACCTTCCTTGAATTGCAAGAACGTATGATTCCTGATTTTGATTTTTCTGGTCGCGAACTACAGATACATGAAGGCAGAGCAACGTACACTATGCTCATTGATGTAAATCTTCAATTTAAATTTAGAAATGATACAGGAAAAATTATACAAACAATACCTAAAGCTTCTGCTGATTTTAAGAAAGTTATAAAAGAAAAAACAAAAATACTTAATGATGTAGCAAAACAATTCGCACAGTCGATGGAGATGCATTTGGTTACACAACGACATTGGCCCGCAGCCGACTGGAAAGTATTTTTTATGGAGAATCCCGTTGCTTTTGCCTTTTCTCAAAGTTCTGTGTGGGTTAAGAATGATACCCAAGAAAGTTTCATTGTTCTCGAAGATGGTTCTTTTGCAGATGTATATTCTAACACCATTTTACTAAAAGATACCGATAAAATAATGTTAGCACACCCCTTACTTTTAGGTGTAGATCTTACCAAAAGTTGGTTAGCGTATTTTAATACTAAAAATATTACATCAACTTTTAAACAATTAGAAAGAACTATTGAAAAACTCACAGAAGACCATAAAGAAACAACTCTATCCAAAATATTTACCGAAAAACACCAACAAGTAAGTATTTTTAGATACCGAGTGATGAAAAAAGGCTGGAAAAGAGGATCTGTAACAGACGGTGGTGGTGTAACTTCGTATAAGAAAACATTTTCTGCAGATAACATCGATGCTTTTATAGATACCAATCATCTTCCGGTTAGAGAAAGTTATCAAGAGAATATGGATTCAGGAGCATTTTATTTTGTAGTTAAAGATGCTGTGCAAACCGGGAGTTATGTTTATGACAACCCTGCATCGGCAACAGATAAAAGATTAATACCTTTTAAAGATGTACCACCAATTGTATATTCTGAAGCTTTGGCAGATATCAGATTTATAATGGAACCTGATGAGTAA
- a CDS encoding YceI family protein translates to MRTFLYILIGILYAQGFGQDIIPNPTQLPTSPTSDYALINDYQGIVFDKEKSRVSFDFIKDKTSGTIAGLDFKINFNPKDPENASFKGTALINTLDTDNFLRDGHLMWEKFFYRKKYPKIRFVSTDVVAFDTNTYKVIGNLTIKGIQKEVIITFSLDDKKLLGKTTIHSSDFDVNIHDKREQNKLDIRFYFPILR, encoded by the coding sequence ATGAGAACTTTTCTCTACATATTGATTGGTATTTTGTACGCTCAAGGATTTGGGCAAGACATTATTCCTAACCCTACACAATTACCAACCAGCCCGACTTCTGATTATGCATTAATCAATGACTATCAAGGCATCGTTTTCGATAAAGAAAAGTCAAGAGTTTCTTTTGATTTTATAAAAGATAAAACTTCTGGCACTATTGCAGGTTTAGACTTTAAGATTAATTTCAACCCTAAGGACCCTGAGAATGCAAGTTTTAAAGGGACTGCCCTTATTAATACACTAGACACTGATAATTTTTTGCGTGATGGGCATTTAATGTGGGAAAAATTCTTCTATAGAAAAAAGTACCCAAAAATAAGATTTGTGAGTACAGATGTAGTTGCTTTTGACACCAATACTTATAAAGTTATTGGCAACCTTACTATTAAGGGAATACAAAAAGAAGTGATTATTACGTTCTCTCTTGATGACAAAAAACTATTAGGCAAAACTACGATTCACTCTAGTGATTTTGATGTTAATATTCACGACAAACGAGAGCAAAACAAATTAGATATTCGTTTTTATTTTCCGATACTTAGATAG
- a CDS encoding trypsin-like serine peptidase, producing MKKNGIYEDQNTDETTVIEEAFEGTGDIIESEEFDDTLGEETEESANDYLEVSSENSGGDQDFEDLETPFEGNESGITEGSQTEEGTLEKVSGYDYSVLEEQESEEENEENLLDAYYAEFGDPTAAMLMRSESGKKMMQEVVIGKDDRKQIKGTTKYPWRAICSLRIKAKDGTNWIGTGFLIGPRTVITAGHVVYMHKHGGWAKSIEVIPGRNGGKKPYGSCKSSHFHSVKGWTKSKKRSHDYGAIILPKNCKYGNKVGYFGYGNYGFFDLLGLKVNLSGYPGDKPAGTQWWHARKIKAVTSRTLVYNIDTAGGQSGSPVWRIKNGKRYAVGIHTNGYSLGNSATRITKPVFKNLKNWKNKYK from the coding sequence ATGAAGAAAAATGGAATATATGAAGATCAGAATACAGATGAAACAACGGTTATCGAAGAGGCTTTTGAAGGAACTGGAGATATAATAGAATCTGAAGAATTTGATGATACCTTGGGAGAGGAAACAGAAGAATCTGCCAACGACTACTTAGAGGTGAGTAGTGAAAATAGTGGGGGTGATCAGGATTTTGAAGACCTTGAAACTCCTTTTGAAGGTAATGAAAGTGGCATAACAGAAGGTTCTCAAACCGAAGAAGGAACTCTGGAAAAAGTTTCGGGGTACGATTACTCGGTGTTAGAAGAGCAAGAAAGCGAAGAAGAGAATGAAGAAAATCTTTTGGATGCATATTATGCAGAGTTTGGAGATCCTACTGCAGCAATGTTAATGCGTAGCGAAAGTGGTAAGAAAATGATGCAGGAAGTTGTTATCGGTAAAGATGATCGTAAACAAATTAAGGGAACAACCAAGTATCCCTGGCGTGCTATCTGTTCTTTAAGAATTAAAGCGAAAGATGGTACTAATTGGATTGGCACAGGATTTCTTATCGGTCCCAGAACAGTTATTACGGCGGGCCATGTGGTCTATATGCATAAACATGGTGGCTGGGCCAAGAGCATCGAAGTAATCCCAGGAAGAAATGGTGGTAAAAAACCATACGGATCATGTAAGTCTTCTCATTTCCATTCGGTTAAAGGATGGACCAAGAGTAAAAAGAGAAGTCATGATTATGGGGCTATTATACTGCCAAAAAACTGTAAGTATGGTAACAAAGTAGGATATTTTGGATATGGAAACTATGGCTTCTTTGATTTATTAGGATTAAAAGTAAATCTTTCTGGATATCCTGGGGATAAACCAGCAGGTACACAATGGTGGCATGCCAGAAAAATTAAAGCAGTTACATCCAGAACATTAGTATACAATATTGATACTGCAGGAGGACAAAGTGGTTCTCCGGTATGGCGAATCAAAAATGGTAAACGCTATGCTGTAGGAATCCATACCAATGGATATTCTTTGGGTAACTCTGCTACTCGAATTACAAAACCAGTGTTTAAGAATCTCAAAAACTGGAAAAACAAATACAAATAG
- a CDS encoding carboxypeptidase-like regulatory domain-containing protein produces MAATIRGKIVDQKSKKPVEEAVITLTITGMTRLVDIAQVTDDAGVFFWNDLTPGKYDILIIAGGYANRKISILLNTNEEQEIFIEL; encoded by the coding sequence ATGGCGGCTACAATTAGAGGAAAAATAGTAGATCAAAAATCTAAAAAACCTGTAGAAGAAGCAGTAATAACTTTAACGATCACCGGGATGACACGGTTAGTAGATATAGCGCAAGTAACCGATGATGCTGGAGTTTTTTTCTGGAATGATCTGACTCCTGGAAAATACGATATACTCATTATCGCAGGGGGGTATGCAAACAGAAAAATTTCAATCCTACTAAATACAAACGAAGAGCAGGAAATTTTTATTGAACTCTAA
- a CDS encoding multidrug effflux MFS transporter: MQKNKLAQFEFVTLMASLMSIVALAIDALLPALDIIGITIGTRQVADNQLLITMIFLGLGIGPLFFGPISDSIGRKPVVYMGLLLFIIASFICVFATSIEMMVLGRILQGIGLSAPRTIAIAMIRDIYSGDYMARIMSFITVVFLLVPIIAPALGKFVLDHYDWQTIFYVQVFFSILVSFWFWKRQAETLEISKRIKFTSTIFIDGLKELMQYKTTMGYTLISGFIVGSFMVYLSTSQQIFEQQYQLKEEFPYIFGLLAISIGSAIFLNGTLVLKYGMEKLVTTSLLAFFAISLLYIVLFYDSSNPSVSILLLFFGMQFFAIGFLFGNLRALAMQPIGHIAGIGAAITGFISTIMAVPISTYIGRFVLGTTLPLFIGFLVCALLSIIILVYLKVSVKQQRAT; the protein is encoded by the coding sequence ATGCAAAAAAATAAGTTAGCCCAGTTCGAATTTGTAACCCTTATGGCATCTCTAATGTCTATCGTAGCTTTGGCTATAGATGCGCTTTTACCCGCGTTAGATATTATTGGGATTACTATTGGTACCAGGCAAGTCGCAGACAATCAGTTATTAATAACCATGATTTTCCTGGGGCTTGGTATTGGTCCGTTATTTTTTGGCCCCATATCAGATAGTATAGGTAGAAAACCTGTTGTGTACATGGGGCTATTACTTTTTATAATTGCAAGCTTTATCTGCGTTTTTGCTACAAGTATAGAAATGATGGTATTGGGTCGAATTCTGCAAGGTATCGGATTATCTGCTCCCAGAACTATTGCTATTGCCATGATTCGAGATATTTATAGCGGAGATTATATGGCACGTATCATGTCATTTATTACTGTAGTATTTCTTTTAGTGCCTATTATTGCTCCTGCATTAGGCAAATTTGTATTAGATCATTATGATTGGCAAACTATTTTTTATGTACAAGTATTTTTTAGTATACTAGTTTCTTTTTGGTTTTGGAAACGACAAGCCGAAACCCTCGAAATATCTAAACGTATAAAATTTACATCTACTATTTTTATAGATGGCCTAAAGGAATTAATGCAATACAAAACAACCATGGGTTATACGCTTATTTCGGGCTTCATTGTGGGGTCTTTTATGGTATATCTTAGTACTTCTCAACAAATTTTTGAACAGCAATATCAATTAAAAGAAGAATTTCCGTATATATTTGGTCTTTTAGCAATCTCTATAGGTTCTGCTATTTTCTTAAACGGAACACTGGTTTTAAAATATGGTATGGAGAAACTGGTTACCACCTCTCTACTCGCATTTTTTGCGATTTCACTTTTATATATTGTATTATTTTATGATTCTTCAAATCCAAGCGTAAGTATATTATTGCTTTTCTTCGGAATGCAATTTTTTGCTATTGGTTTTTTATTTGGAAATTTAAGGGCGTTGGCCATGCAACCTATTGGTCATATTGCGGGGATAGGTGCTGCAATCACAGGTTTTATTTCTACTATTATGGCAGTTCCTATTAGCACTTATATAGGAAGATTTGTTTTGGGTACTACCCTACCTCTATTTATAGGGTTTTTGGTCTGTGCACTACTTTCAATTATAATTCTGGTATATCTAAAAGTATCTGTAAAACAACAACGTGCTACTTAA
- a CDS encoding DUF4251 domain-containing protein, whose protein sequence is MKTLFILLTSCLLMSCGGSQNLVESTEQSKALDELVAQKKLEIISDWASPVASGSFNALANSGLLPVGSTGNNINLIGNFNHFRILGDSISVDLPYYGERQMSAGFNNKNTNIEFDGVPEHAKVTYNEKKQRYSMNFEIRNATEWLRISIILYPSLRSDIMIQSNYRTSIRYRGVISKLEEKNHTAVSNN, encoded by the coding sequence ATGAAAACTCTTTTTATACTACTTACAAGCTGTTTACTAATGAGTTGTGGAGGTTCACAAAATCTGGTAGAATCTACAGAGCAAAGTAAAGCATTAGATGAATTAGTAGCTCAAAAAAAACTCGAGATTATATCGGATTGGGCATCACCAGTAGCGAGCGGTAGTTTTAACGCATTGGCCAATAGTGGATTACTACCTGTAGGAAGTACAGGAAACAATATAAATCTAATCGGAAATTTTAATCATTTTAGAATCCTGGGAGATAGTATCTCTGTGGATTTACCATACTATGGAGAACGTCAAATGTCTGCAGGTTTTAATAATAAAAATACTAATATAGAATTTGATGGTGTACCAGAACATGCTAAGGTTACATATAATGAGAAAAAGCAGCGGTACTCGATGAATTTTGAAATTAGGAACGCTACAGAATGGCTTAGAATATCGATAATACTATATCCAAGTTTGAGAAGTGATATTATGATACAGAGCAATTACCGAACATCAATTCGATACAGAGGTGTCATATCAAAATTAGAAGAGAAAAATCATACTGCAGTATCGAATAATTAA